The Erigeron canadensis isolate Cc75 chromosome 1, C_canadensis_v1, whole genome shotgun sequence genome segment ATGATgactttatttgttttgttttatagattcttttaaaaaataaataaatgaatatatatatatataatatgactGGCTTATTTTAGTGCCTTTTATGGGGtttttttgatttcattttcTACGTCTCACCCTGTATTATCATCCGGATTTTATCACGTTgcaaagttttttgtttttttctcgcGCAACTGCATGTAGGGGTAttcatcggttcggttttcggttattcggtttttttatttttgtttttcaaaaccaaaacctaattcaaaatgaaaaaaccaaagcaaaaaccaaattagaatttgattcggttttggtttaaaaccgaaaaaaccaaatatgaaaaacacaaattcacAATTTTTGTTTGTCTAGGTTGTGTTTCAaccaaaataattttaattttcaccGAAGTAGTAAATTTAGACTTCAAGTATAATATGGATAAATAAGTAACATAACTGGAACAACTAAACTCTTATTTGTTatcctttttaaaatttttttatcaagtCTTACATTGTTTATCAATTGAATTATTCTAATTTCAGAAGAAatcaatataataaacaaataaaaaacaaaagtaaaaaatacattaataactatccatacaaaaaaaatatatatgtattaaatatttttgataatacataaaaggaatataagttattcggtttaatcaaattcattattataaacctataaccaaaccaaaaaccaaatatataattcggtttcggctacaaaccaaacccaaaacctaattcaaaacggtttttttttttttggttttttaaacggTTCAGTTTACGGTTTAACCGGGTAAAGTCCAAACCACGAACAACCCTAACTGTCTGtcagttttgtctttttttttttaactaaataaaacatatgtgtttatacaaacttttaaacgagtttatatttatttatgtttgatataacaaacgtagaaatatatttatgttcttttttatatttttagtagtCTATTAACAtgcttgattttttttatgaaatatcaCAAACATTTAAAACGTAATTCTGCACGTAAATACGATCGTTGAAGCCAGCCCGCAACGTGGGCTTATAGACCCACTAGTCTATATTATAGTTATACATTAGATAtgacgagcatggtacccgtgcaatgtgGCGATATGTCGACGATGATGGTAGTGTAATGGCGGCGACGGATGGTGATGGATGTGAGAacgtcaaatggtgtaggtaattgatgtaaaaatgttttttaatatgaagGGGGtagtataaatattttaaaatataagtgactactaatggtgtaatttaatattaaaggtTGGTGGtgattaattcattaagagtagTTTGGTCAATTCGTATgtcttatattttttaaactttcaacttgtggttataatttttatatagtagtattaaAGTatagataaagaacaagaatgGGATAGAAGTGACTTATTTATCGATTTAATGTATGTAAATCATTCCAAACTAGTTATAAAAATTTGATTAACGATTTTGCATctattaaaattaaacatatagtTTTGACAGAGTAACAAAAAATTTATCAATCTAAAAGGCAAGTAGTACAACCCTTTTTTTTGATAATGATCGGTACACCACCTAATTTTAGCCGTACACTATTAAATGTGCATAAGGGTGTTGTACTGTACAATATTGTAAAGCATAATTGATGGTGTACGGCTAATATTTGATGGTGTACAGATCatcaccattttttttaattgtttgaaaTATAATCAGCTTACATTATTACTCAGTCTAATTTAATAAGAATGGTATTTGGTTGTGGATATTATTTTGTAAGAGATGGTAATGGTACTGGATAAGCTATAAGAGTGGACGGAGCGCCATGCGATGGGGAGGGGTACCCGTCCGATACCGGTTGGCACACCGCGCCGACCCCCCGGTACCGATAGGGTGGGGAGGGTTTTGGTGACAGTGGTGCCGGTTTACATGCCTATGAATTCGAACGTTAGgagcttaaaaaaaattaataagcaCATGGGTCCCACCCCCCACGGCTccttctcctcttcttcttctttctcttttcttctttgtattcattatgttcttttttttttcttctttcaaacAGATCACACAACACACCCAcatatattatcatatatacacatatattttatcaaacaacaatcatgaaCAATTTCTTCAACAGTcctatattttttgaaaacgGCCCAACACCCCCAAATATCCAATCAGACTCAAGTTCATCCGACGAGACGAAACGATATATTAATCTCTTCACAATGGCGCATTATGCGATTGAACAAGATGTCCGCGATACTGCCTCCTCTTCAAGAAAGTATACAAACAGAGACAATCGTGTCGAGTCGCACGACTGTCTTGTTCGAGGTTACTTTGCCGAGGAACTAAAATTTAATGAGAATTTTTTTAGAACACGGTTTCGGATGAGTAGACGATTGTTTGTGAAGATAGCTACAGATTTGGAAagcaattttgaatattttcaaagGAGGGTCGACGGTCGTGGGAAAATGGGGTTCTCGGCTTTACAGATATGAACATCTGTCGTTCGTCAGTTAGCATACGGTAGTAATCCCAACAGTTTAGATGATTACTTAAATATGTCGGAAAGATCGTCACGTGACACCCTTAATGCTTTTTGTGATGGAGTCATTAGGTTATACCGACATGAATATTTGCGTAGGCCAATGCGTAATGATATGCAACGCATTTTTGATCATCATGCGTCTTATCATGGTTTTCCCGGCATGTTAcgtatatatttacttatatacggttatgtatatatatatatattacgtagtttagttaatactttcgttttaatatatgtgtatatagagAGTCTTGATTGTACAGACTAGGCTTGGGATAATTGTCCAGTGGCTTGGCGTGACCAGTACACGCGAAGTGACCATTACGGGCCGACGATATCGCTTGAAGCAGTGGCGTCACAGGATTGTTAGATTTGACACGCATACTTTGGTGTTgccggttcaaacaacgacattaatTTGTTGAACCAATCTCCTTTGTTCAATACCTTTGAAGGCGGCACAACACCGGTGGTTCCTTTCACTGTATATGAAACCGAATATAAGTACCCGTATTTTCTCGTGGATGGGATCTACCCAAGATATGCGATGTTTGTGAAAATGATTCCTCATCCAACCGGTGAGAAAAGGATTCAATTAGCACCAACAGATGCTCGATTAGCAGAAAAAAGGATATGCGATGGGATCCCCCGGTTGCGACACACCATCAGATGCTCGACTAGCAGAGATACAAGACTCAAGCATTCACGAAGATCTTCGGATGGAGCTTattgaccatattcatcgcACATTTATCCCGTGCATCGATCGCTAGTTTAattatgtattgtgttgtcgtTTTCGTTTAATATTGTACTTTTGTGTTTTAgattgttgttttattttaatattgtattagttttaatttattaaataaaaatattagtttttaaaaataaacagacataaaattaaatagaaTAGGATGAGGAGGGGAAGGAATGGGTGGTAAGATATTCCTAACATTAAGGGTAGGGAGGAGAAGTAAAATCGGGGTGGGGAGGGGTGACGAGCCGCTCTCCCACCCTAAGCTATAGTATAAGAAGTCATAACATCGAATTGATTAGTGGAGCCTTACCTAGAAATATTGGagaaataaatataattgttcCTTCCGTTACTTTTATGATTCAATCGTCATGATTTCTATGCAACTTTTCACTTAGCATTTCATTTGTCATTCCATATCTAACGTACTCTTCGCCAAATTAACTTGATAGAAAAATTAGTCAAAGTGCATTCATATTCtctacaaaagaaaaaataattacagGGTCTTGTAAAATATATTAGATACACATATTCAAATGAAAGTAAAGCTTAATTTGAAGCCTATGAAAAGTTATAATCACCTATAAGGCTATAAGGTGCTATAATAAAACTGTGTTTATCCAACTATCCAGTAGTATATCTGTATATATTTGAATCACATTAGTTAACAAACAAACCATAGTCCATGGCGGAGCTATGTGGTGGCCATGGCAACCccacaatatctataaaactctatatttttaatactattttttatgtatttatttagtttaaaggTAAATGACAACCCAgactaatataatataatattgtagtttaattttatgcatattAGTATCGATCATTAAAAATGTTCGGCGACTCTAGACTGGAAATCTTGGTTCCGCCACTGAccatagttataaaaaaaataatacggagtaataaataatttaataaaaaaacaaccaTATGCATATAATGATAGTGGTTATGTAGTTTTTCactttgtgatttttttttagggGTCATGGGTTTAAATTTtgtcacatgcaaatgtggtgagggggCCTTAGCAATGTTCTTCTCATCTACATATGGGAGAACAAACCTTTTATGGCATTGCCAAAATTCGAACCCGGCGTGGGCGCATCAAAGTTGGAGgtgtgttagccatttatccgctttgtctttaaaaaaaaaaaaacttaagaaaggATACAAACTTGCAATCGATTTCTGGTTTGAATTATAGTAACTTGGTTATACCGAAAGTCCGAAACCAATCACTTTACTTGTggcatatcataaaaaataaaataaaatattcctTTTGTTTAACAAACCCAAACCATGTCGTAATATTTCAAGACGATATACGAATAACGCCAAGACGACTAGGGATGAACAGATTTTCCAAATCCTGATCTCATCCTGATACTATCTTGATCCCGATCTCGATCCCGAAAAGTGGTACCGAATGAGACTTGGGATTGGGATTGGGATCGGTACCTATTTTTCTTAGTTCGCGGGACTTGAGACCACAGTATTAGGATTTGGAACCGGAATTTGGTATCAGGAAATGGTACCGAATGAGAAATGGAACTGGTGCCGGTaacaagtttttgaaaaattcgAAACTCGGTCGGTACTGGATGCCCATCCCTAAGACGACCATATCTCTATGTTCACCATTGTAATTTGACATATAAAGGCGTGTTTGAGATGGACGTAAAGTTAAGTCCACGGTCTCGTACCTTGACACAACATCACATAGCCTCGAAATAGTTGAGACCCCGAAAGCCATGAAATGTTGACTCTAAACAACTTAGAAAAGTTTGGATTTCCACATtgaaattttaacttttaatcttATACGAGGGAGTTTTAAAATGCATTAATTTGAACTTTCTATATATAGCATGGAGAAGTTTCAATATTCTTACTCAAAATAGCAATAAAATAATATGCTTCTAAGGAAGAGTTACTGCATATAAAGAATTCAAGGATGGGGTCAGTCAAGTTGCACAATGTTTGAAGGTTTAAGTTGACGTCAACAAATTGTTTATCAAATCCACCATCCCTTAATCGGTAAGACTTCTCAATCACTTCTCAATCACAACTCTAGACCTCGCTAT includes the following:
- the LOC122593828 gene encoding uncharacterized protein LOC122593828, which gives rise to MSERSSRDTLNAFCDGVIRLYRHEYLRRPMRNDMQRIFDHHASYHGFPVAWRDQYTRSDHYGPTISLEAVASQDCGTTPVVPFTVYETEYKYPYFLVDGIYPRYAMFVKMIPHPTGEKRIQLAPTDARLAEKRICDGIPRLRHTIRCSTSRDTRLKHSRRSSDGAY